Proteins encoded in a region of the Prionailurus bengalensis isolate Pbe53 unplaced genomic scaffold, Fcat_Pben_1.1_paternal_pri Un_scaffold_68, whole genome shotgun sequence genome:
- the LOC122478465 gene encoding formin-like protein 5: EEEQEEEPPRPRPPPPPPPPPPRLEATNLRQAVPRVSEGDVPAREGEEEEPPLPPPSPPPPPTLSPPASDVSAPGSPPTSPARAPRAAAAAAMKKHFKRGPPAGGAAGSDPAERDGLRPRSSRHRPHCCRRPGSNVVPPGRPPSCTVRDPRAAAGAAAAVAALEPQEAARQADRGQS; encoded by the coding sequence aggaggaggagcaagaggaggagccgccgcggccgcggccgccgccgccgccgcctccgccgccgcctcgGCTGGAAGCGACGAACCTCCGCCAGGCCGTCCCCCGCGTCAGCGAGGGCGATGTTCCGGcccgggagggggaggaggaggagcctccgctgccgccgccgtcgccgccgccgccgcctacGCTGTCTCCGCCGGCAAGCGATGTATCTGCGCCAGGCAGTCCCCCGACCTCCCCGGCCCGAGCCCCGcgggccgccgcggccgccgccatGAAGAAACACTTCAAACGCGGCCCCCCGGCGGGTGGCGCCGCTGGAAGTGACCCGGCGGAGAGGGATGGGCTCCGGCCCCGGAGCAGCCGCCATCGCCCCCACTGCTGCCGGCGGCCGGGAAGCAATGTAGTCCCGCCAGGCCGTCCCCCGAGCTGCACGGTCCGAGACCCGCGGGCCGCAGCTGGCGCGGCCGCCGCTGTCGCTGCCCTTGAACCGCAAGAAGCAGCTCGCCAAGCAGACCGTGGGCAG